The Leisingera caerulea DSM 24564 genome has a window encoding:
- a CDS encoding DNA topoisomerase, with translation MKSIIDAVSQVPESCPIVIAMDNDVEGDVIAYDVVEIILSHFPKRASRMVRVRPGPITREGVRAALASATRISGRKIVADAVHGRARAVTDRWIGSTFSRLAGVPVGRVRSAVLGATLLLNRAPARLKARPETGEITFQARSAMGGRPFMARIALTGQEDGKRIRRLMELARRHSGLLVPGTVRPLQSLSAAVAPRVGTVRPFNTADALAYASRHHGISSALAMRGLQDAYQDGIISYPRTDSRTISPASASKVVMLGFSCGLSGLEADVLGNEGRITPDGDVVTGDTHEALHPVLALSTLNSDRLRQMIRRPIRQPEGGWTRPAIKELMAALVSRRAFEAAREIHLEPGSWRLDNVAGIDPEDAELLSDLDWQREVGFNYPWTRSLITGVRSWPMESVLLELMASEGLGRPSTYAGHLRTATSSGEIEQAAFPAPPRPSPQGMRSLRKTPRSVWDPATCRMIERVMENPGNIVREDASGTLGERARHRVLSWFGRIPEEMRLPLEEALRASQSGGRRTGNRQQLQAGSAHPGEMSTEPAPPSPYNS, from the coding sequence GTGAAGAGCATTATCGATGCTGTTTCCCAAGTTCCGGAAAGCTGCCCGATTGTCATTGCGATGGACAATGATGTCGAGGGGGACGTGATCGCATATGACGTTGTCGAAATCATCCTGTCTCACTTCCCCAAGCGGGCGAGCCGCATGGTGCGGGTGCGCCCCGGGCCGATAACCCGTGAAGGCGTCAGGGCCGCCCTGGCTTCTGCGACCCGGATCTCGGGCCGTAAGATCGTGGCCGACGCGGTTCACGGGCGGGCGCGTGCGGTGACGGACCGCTGGATTGGCTCGACCTTCTCGCGCCTGGCCGGCGTTCCGGTTGGCCGGGTGCGTTCAGCCGTTCTTGGCGCCACGCTGCTGCTCAACCGGGCTCCGGCACGCCTCAAAGCGCGCCCGGAAACCGGAGAGATCACCTTTCAGGCCCGTTCCGCCATGGGCGGGCGCCCCTTCATGGCGCGGATCGCACTGACCGGGCAGGAAGACGGCAAGCGAATACGGCGGCTGATGGAGCTGGCCCGGCGTCATTCCGGTCTTCTCGTTCCCGGAACCGTACGCCCGTTGCAGTCCCTGAGCGCCGCGGTTGCCCCGCGCGTTGGCACGGTCAGGCCGTTCAACACGGCAGATGCGCTGGCCTATGCATCCCGTCATCACGGGATCAGCTCGGCGCTGGCCATGCGCGGGCTGCAGGATGCATATCAGGACGGGATCATCTCCTATCCGCGCACGGACAGCAGAACGATATCCCCGGCAAGCGCCTCGAAGGTGGTCATGCTGGGCTTCTCCTGCGGCCTCAGCGGCCTCGAAGCGGATGTGCTGGGAAATGAGGGGCGTATCACGCCTGATGGCGATGTGGTGACGGGGGATACGCATGAGGCGCTGCACCCCGTTCTGGCCCTGTCGACCCTGAACTCAGACCGGCTTCGCCAGATGATCAGGCGTCCGATCCGGCAGCCGGAGGGCGGATGGACCCGGCCAGCCATCAAGGAGCTGATGGCTGCGCTTGTATCGCGCCGCGCCTTTGAGGCGGCCCGGGAAATCCATCTGGAACCAGGAAGCTGGCGCCTGGACAATGTTGCCGGCATTGATCCTGAGGATGCGGAGCTGCTGTCTGACCTGGATTGGCAGCGGGAGGTTGGTTTCAACTACCCGTGGACCCGGAGCCTGATCACCGGCGTCCGGAGCTGGCCGATGGAATCCGTGCTTCTGGAGCTGATGGCCTCGGAAGGACTGGGACGCCCGTCGACTTATGCCGGCCATTTGCGGACTGCAACTTCCAGCGGCGAAATCGAGCAGGCGGCGTTCCCCGCGCCCCCGCGGCCTTCCCCTCAGGGGATGCGTTCCCTGCGCAAGACGCCCCGGTCCGTTTGGGATCCCGCAACCTGCCGGATGATCGAACGCGTTATGGAGAACCCGGGCAATATCGTCCGGGAAGATGCGTCCGGAACCCTGGGCGAGCGGGCCCGCCACCGGGTGTTGAGCTGGTTCGGGCGGATCCCGGAAGAAATGCGGCTTCCTCTCGAGGAGGCCTTGCGCGCGAGCCAGTCAGGCGGGAGGCGCACCGGGAACCGTCAGCAATTGCAGGCCGGCAGCGCCCATCCCGGAGAAATGAGCACCGAGCCCGCGCCGCCTTCGCCCTACAACAGCTGA
- a CDS encoding tail fiber domain-containing protein, with protein sequence MDGYSIFNLADPTNPLDAISLKYLQDYVSANGDNLGNHTATQVINMNGFGIFQLPAPSGPTHAVNRAYVDTAVAGAGDDLGNHTATQNLNMSNRRIVNVDDPVNGADAVNYNFLQTYVTANGDHLGNHNATRELDMGGFKIENLLDPVDNQDAASKFYVDTIVKSTQDDVDDLKAIRIDSGTGLTGGGDLTQNRTISFDTGWGDGRYALRSRLVNTGTGLTGGGSLASNRTLAFDVAWGDNRFVNNTGNETISGAKTFTGSVVVNTPTAGSQAANKSYVDAAAAAAVGTTYSAGSGLNLSGTTFSVDGTVLRTSGNQSISGVKTFTGELRSFRNSNTPGTNIRFGRDAGQYVTFHGGSSGHFLTGISPNGHNKPLYIRLQSGASAKNFVFRLDGTLGGLSTPIRSTDAANKSYVDARVASFSAGTGLSKSGNTFSFNTSWGDGRYAYRSRQINTGAGLTGGGNLTANRTIRPASMLAALQGLSGSNTGIIVKRSGDVVTTRSIGGGSGIDVSNGNGVNGNPSIALSSNHRRKGATDSSAGVMKYSGYSKANGQFYGGTSNPTRKTRLNYDGHLYATAFYSKAYYYFSDRNLKKDIETVQAADGMEIVRDLNPVTYSWKETGQQAYGVIAQEIEAVMPTAVRTNAAGTKAVDYLQIISPMLAAIQELDERVQTLEDALQ encoded by the coding sequence ATGGATGGCTATTCCATCTTCAACCTGGCCGACCCGACCAATCCGCTGGATGCGATCAGCCTCAAGTATCTGCAGGACTACGTGTCTGCCAACGGCGACAACCTTGGCAACCACACGGCCACGCAGGTCATCAATATGAACGGTTTCGGCATCTTCCAGCTGCCGGCGCCGTCAGGGCCGACGCATGCGGTGAACCGAGCCTATGTCGACACGGCTGTGGCCGGGGCAGGCGATGATCTCGGCAACCACACCGCGACCCAGAACCTGAACATGTCGAACCGGCGGATCGTCAACGTGGATGATCCGGTCAACGGCGCTGATGCGGTCAACTACAACTTCCTGCAGACCTATGTCACGGCCAACGGGGACCACCTGGGCAACCACAATGCGACCCGTGAACTGGATATGGGCGGCTTCAAGATCGAGAACCTTCTCGATCCGGTCGACAATCAGGATGCGGCCAGCAAATTCTATGTCGACACGATTGTGAAATCGACCCAGGACGACGTTGATGACCTGAAGGCGATCCGCATCGACTCTGGCACCGGTCTGACCGGCGGCGGCGATCTGACGCAAAACCGCACCATCTCCTTCGACACCGGCTGGGGTGACGGCCGTTACGCACTGCGTTCGCGCCTGGTAAACACCGGAACCGGCCTGACCGGCGGCGGCTCGCTTGCATCCAACCGCACGCTCGCGTTTGACGTGGCGTGGGGCGACAACCGCTTCGTGAACAACACCGGCAATGAGACCATCTCTGGCGCCAAGACCTTCACCGGCTCGGTGGTCGTCAACACCCCGACTGCGGGCAGCCAGGCCGCCAACAAGTCCTACGTGGACGCTGCCGCCGCAGCTGCGGTCGGCACCACGTATTCTGCCGGCTCCGGTCTGAACCTGAGCGGAACGACCTTCAGTGTTGACGGGACGGTTCTGCGCACCTCGGGCAACCAGTCGATCAGCGGCGTGAAGACCTTCACCGGCGAACTGCGCAGCTTCCGCAACAGCAACACTCCGGGCACCAACATCCGCTTCGGCCGTGATGCAGGTCAGTACGTGACCTTCCACGGCGGAAGCTCCGGCCACTTCCTGACCGGGATTTCCCCCAACGGACATAACAAGCCGCTGTATATCAGGCTGCAAAGCGGAGCAAGCGCGAAGAACTTCGTGTTCCGGCTGGACGGCACGCTGGGTGGTCTTTCGACCCCGATCAGGAGCACGGATGCGGCAAACAAGAGCTACGTCGATGCACGCGTTGCTTCCTTTTCCGCTGGCACCGGACTTTCGAAGTCGGGCAATACGTTCAGCTTCAACACCTCCTGGGGTGACGGCCGCTATGCCTACCGCAGCCGCCAGATCAACACCGGAGCGGGCCTGACCGGCGGCGGCAACCTGACCGCAAACCGGACAATCCGCCCCGCGTCCATGCTGGCCGCGCTGCAGGGGCTTTCCGGAAGCAACACTGGAATCATCGTCAAGCGCAGCGGTGACGTTGTTACCACCCGCTCCATCGGAGGCGGATCTGGTATCGACGTATCGAACGGCAACGGTGTAAACGGTAACCCGTCAATTGCCCTGTCTTCGAATCACCGCCGCAAGGGCGCCACCGACAGCAGCGCCGGTGTGATGAAGTACAGTGGCTACTCAAAGGCCAACGGTCAGTTCTATGGTGGGACCAGCAACCCGACGCGCAAAACCCGCCTGAACTACGACGGCCATCTCTACGCCACGGCGTTCTACTCGAAAGCCTACTACTACTTCTCGGACCGCAATCTGAAGAAGGACATCGAAACGGTTCAGGCGGCCGATGGCATGGAGATCGTCCGCGATCTGAACCCGGTCACCTACTCCTGGAAGGAAACCGGGCAGCAAGCCTACGGTGTGATCGCCCAGGAGATCGAGGCCGTCATGCCCACGGCGGTTCGCACCAATGCGGCCGGCACCAAGGCGGTCGACTACCTCCAGATCATCTCGCCCATGCTGGCGGCGATCCAGGAGCTGGACGAACGGGTGCAGACGCTCGAAGATGCGCTCCAGTAA
- a CDS encoding UvrD-helicase domain-containing protein → MRLTHEQQDIQDYSAGMGPSDNLKVIAFAGAGKTTTLKAVASARKNRGVYLAFNKSIADEAKRKLAMTKCSASTMHSLAFGAVRDVIGKPITINARAIRETGIMSRFHIPNVEGWNDYRIASAVGRTLSAFCNSSHEEFDISHGEEALVSSLGDPDMIRDPRKREQARDAMQRLATPLMNMAEALWSHYLEKQEMSHDMYLKALDLDADLRGAAFSSFRYLMVDEAQDINPVQRSIITKTGLPIIAVGDPYQQIYSWRGAENALDLLPGETKYLTQSFRFGEDIAEIARHILNTRPDGGPQQRLIGAGSGNITGHEGAKIAIVCRTNLGMIDEALNCMRKGMSLHVDNMQGLLQDVRSAQALFDGRPDKVQSADLKHYDTWDELRMEAEEADQSLMKLVNLVEGEMVPQIEALSSHQRKDQGDAAVMICTAHRSKGLEWPAVQLGADWKDVGTMGKRYRKAATQSEKHKTLALEEWNALYVAATRSILRLRGHERICFPEPDLEDEYEPMAAVEERRRSMTVEEGEEIRFPQ, encoded by the coding sequence ATGCGGCTGACCCATGAACAACAGGATATCCAGGACTATTCCGCCGGAATGGGCCCTTCGGATAACCTGAAGGTGATCGCTTTCGCGGGCGCAGGTAAAACCACGACGCTGAAAGCCGTCGCAAGCGCCCGTAAGAACCGCGGTGTCTACCTCGCGTTCAACAAGTCGATCGCTGATGAGGCGAAGCGTAAGCTGGCCATGACGAAGTGCTCGGCCTCAACCATGCACAGCCTTGCTTTCGGGGCCGTGCGGGATGTTATCGGAAAGCCGATCACCATCAATGCGCGCGCCATTCGCGAGACCGGCATCATGTCCCGGTTCCACATTCCGAATGTCGAGGGCTGGAACGATTACCGTATTGCCTCGGCCGTCGGCCGCACCCTTTCGGCCTTCTGCAACTCTTCCCATGAGGAGTTCGATATCAGCCATGGTGAAGAGGCGCTGGTCAGCTCCCTTGGCGATCCGGACATGATCCGTGACCCCCGTAAGCGCGAACAGGCACGGGATGCGATGCAGCGGCTGGCGACACCGCTGATGAATATGGCGGAGGCGCTGTGGTCCCATTACCTGGAGAAGCAGGAGATGAGCCACGACATGTACCTCAAGGCTCTCGATCTGGACGCCGACCTGCGCGGGGCAGCCTTTTCGAGCTTCCGCTACCTGATGGTCGATGAAGCCCAGGACATCAACCCGGTGCAGCGCTCGATCATCACCAAAACCGGACTTCCGATCATCGCGGTGGGCGACCCTTACCAGCAGATTTACTCCTGGCGCGGCGCGGAGAACGCGCTGGACCTGCTGCCTGGTGAAACCAAGTACCTCACCCAGTCCTTCCGCTTCGGGGAAGACATCGCAGAAATCGCCCGGCACATTCTCAACACCCGTCCGGACGGCGGGCCGCAGCAACGCCTGATCGGCGCCGGCTCCGGCAACATCACCGGTCATGAGGGCGCCAAGATCGCAATCGTGTGCCGCACAAACCTGGGCATGATCGACGAGGCGCTGAACTGCATGCGCAAAGGGATGAGCCTGCATGTCGACAACATGCAGGGGCTTCTGCAGGACGTGCGCTCCGCCCAGGCGCTGTTCGACGGCCGCCCGGACAAGGTCCAGTCTGCCGATCTCAAGCATTACGACACCTGGGATGAGCTGCGCATGGAAGCGGAGGAGGCGGACCAGTCCCTGATGAAACTGGTCAACCTCGTCGAGGGGGAAATGGTCCCGCAGATCGAAGCGCTATCCAGCCATCAGCGCAAGGACCAGGGCGACGCGGCCGTGATGATCTGCACCGCCCACCGCTCCAAGGGCCTTGAGTGGCCAGCGGTGCAGCTCGGCGCCGACTGGAAAGACGTCGGGACGATGGGCAAGCGGTACCGCAAAGCGGCCACACAATCCGAAAAGCACAAGACGCTCGCGCTCGAAGAGTGGAATGCGCTTTACGTGGCCGCGACCCGCTCGATCCTGCGCCTGCGCGGCCATGAGCGCATCTGCTTCCCGGAGCCTGATCTGGAAGATGAGTATGAGCCGATGGCCGCTGTCGAGGAGCGCCGCAGGTCCATGACCGTTGAGGAGGGGGAGGAGATCCGCTTTCCGCAGTAA
- a CDS encoding HIT family protein, with product MADTCIFCRIARAELPAHRLFEDDLVLAFLDLHPIREGHALIIPKQHHPWFDDLPEATALRIMSTGQRLARVMKREWAAERVAFFYTGIHVPHAHAHVVPMMDRHDVTSARYLEEGLDKFTLPPNPGGIALSLTADRIRARMSDPDRPATQKAAP from the coding sequence ATGGCCGACACCTGTATCTTTTGCCGGATTGCCCGGGCGGAGCTGCCAGCACACAGGCTTTTTGAGGACGATCTCGTGCTTGCGTTTCTCGATCTTCACCCGATCCGTGAAGGTCACGCCCTGATCATCCCCAAGCAGCACCATCCCTGGTTCGATGACCTCCCGGAAGCCACCGCATTACGGATCATGTCTACAGGGCAGCGGCTTGCACGCGTGATGAAACGGGAATGGGCGGCAGAGCGTGTTGCCTTCTTCTACACCGGAATTCATGTGCCGCATGCTCATGCGCATGTTGTTCCGATGATGGACCGCCACGATGTCACATCGGCGCGGTATCTCGAGGAAGGGCTCGATAAGTTCACCCTGCCACCGAACCCGGGCGGCATAGCGCTTTCACTGACGGCAGACCGGATTCGTGCCCGGATGTCTGATCCGGACCGCCCTGCCACGCAAAAAGCCGCCCCGTAA
- a CDS encoding DotG/IcmE/VirB10 family type IV secretion system protein has protein sequence MTDNPNELDHIPEVEVMEDPAPVRHKKGLPPSLKLASISVVAMVAIGCGIFYNTQKQVEPSKTPRAASLDSTPGGSVQQDSPEYQQSLQELNDRRAQRAAELGVTSVPTPEGILKPVDEPVQIEDIAVEEEKPEPKPEVKRPVVTERRVLPRPEPAPQVAERRRVPVAVKQQPQPVMAPGAADEQENPYVALMSNQMKTVAKTFATSGMAQGEVSIPNEGSDANGTGSGAAAQPADGGAAGGGAAEMILRPGDVLYAETLTNVSSDMNSPVLAEIVSGDFKGARLTGSFTADKTADRMVVSFTNMTTKDGTVYPVNAFAVDGATAETAVASDVERRYVARYGPLIAATFISGYAQSRAQTAQTVIGTGDNATVATGSASAKQSMYAGAANAASAISSDILANAPKGPKIILRNGYPIGIIFIDPVEKLAQ, from the coding sequence ATGACTGACAATCCCAACGAACTGGACCACATCCCCGAGGTTGAGGTCATGGAAGATCCGGCGCCCGTGCGTCACAAGAAAGGGCTGCCGCCGTCGCTGAAGCTGGCAAGCATTTCGGTCGTGGCGATGGTCGCGATTGGTTGCGGGATCTTCTACAACACGCAAAAGCAGGTCGAGCCCAGCAAGACGCCCCGCGCGGCCAGCCTGGATTCCACGCCGGGCGGTTCCGTCCAGCAGGATAGCCCTGAATATCAGCAGAGCCTGCAGGAGCTGAATGATCGCCGGGCGCAGCGCGCCGCAGAGCTGGGCGTGACATCCGTTCCCACCCCCGAGGGCATCCTGAAGCCTGTCGATGAGCCGGTGCAAATCGAGGATATCGCGGTCGAGGAAGAAAAGCCTGAGCCGAAACCGGAGGTGAAGCGTCCTGTTGTGACCGAACGCCGTGTGCTGCCCCGTCCGGAACCGGCGCCGCAGGTTGCGGAACGCCGGCGGGTGCCCGTCGCAGTGAAGCAGCAGCCCCAGCCCGTGATGGCCCCGGGTGCAGCTGACGAGCAGGAGAACCCGTATGTCGCACTGATGTCGAACCAGATGAAAACGGTTGCCAAGACTTTTGCCACCTCCGGGATGGCTCAGGGCGAAGTGTCGATCCCGAACGAGGGATCAGACGCAAATGGCACCGGCTCCGGTGCCGCGGCGCAGCCTGCAGATGGCGGCGCGGCAGGCGGTGGTGCGGCTGAGATGATCCTGCGGCCTGGCGATGTCCTCTATGCTGAAACGCTGACCAATGTCTCTTCGGACATGAACTCGCCGGTGCTTGCGGAAATTGTCTCCGGTGACTTCAAAGGCGCCCGCCTGACCGGCAGCTTTACGGCTGACAAGACGGCAGACCGGATGGTTGTCAGCTTCACCAACATGACCACCAAGGACGGCACGGTCTATCCCGTGAATGCCTTCGCGGTTGATGGCGCCACCGCGGAAACCGCCGTGGCAAGCGATGTGGAGCGCCGCTACGTGGCGCGCTATGGCCCGCTTATCGCCGCGACCTTCATCAGCGGCTATGCCCAGAGCCGGGCGCAAACCGCGCAGACCGTGATCGGAACGGGTGACAACGCTACCGTTGCCACAGGGTCCGCCAGCGCCAAGCAAAGCATGTACGCCGGTGCGGCCAATGCTGCGAGCGCCATTTCCTCGGATATCCTGGCGAATGCGCCGAAGGGTCCGAAAATCATTCTGCGAAACGGCTACCCGATCGGGATCATCTTTATCGATCCCGTCGAGAAGCTTGCCCAATAA
- a CDS encoding DotH/IcmK family type IV secretion protein, with the protein MTKTKLAAGAAAIALLSCTGMALAQQNPSSAGTSPAAEMGGQADGSSGIFSGYVPSAAPRGMATGGSAVPAAPTDANGNPLPKLNDGNQLNADKIDGFNQAIENNFPMTPEMVRKFRDIYEANQRALLEREEPDARVDAGFISLEPGETPPVLTLAPSIASVIGFYDVTGQPWPITQYVVGSGQDFEVIQLGEQANNLAMTPLTKVGFTNLVVMLKGQAKPVVMRVGISNETAHFRHDIQIMSQGPNAKINTAVASDSVTEAGSELLLSFLAGVDIPTQAKPVAIQGVDARGWLMGEKVYLRSKHPLMWPAHTNAMSGPDGIRVYEIPRSFTALFSVAGQMVRADVVLP; encoded by the coding sequence ATGACCAAAACCAAACTTGCCGCTGGCGCCGCAGCCATCGCCCTGCTGTCCTGCACCGGGATGGCTCTTGCGCAACAGAATCCGTCCTCCGCGGGCACTTCCCCCGCCGCGGAAATGGGCGGCCAGGCCGACGGCAGCTCCGGGATTTTCTCGGGCTATGTGCCGTCGGCCGCACCCCGGGGGATGGCCACCGGCGGCAGCGCCGTGCCAGCCGCACCCACGGATGCAAACGGCAATCCGCTGCCAAAGCTGAACGATGGCAATCAGCTCAACGCGGACAAGATCGATGGCTTCAATCAGGCCATCGAAAACAACTTTCCCATGACGCCCGAAATGGTCCGTAAGTTCCGCGATATCTATGAAGCCAACCAGCGTGCGCTTCTGGAACGTGAAGAGCCGGATGCGCGGGTCGATGCAGGCTTTATCAGCCTGGAGCCGGGCGAAACGCCTCCGGTTCTGACCCTGGCGCCCAGCATCGCCTCGGTGATCGGGTTTTACGATGTGACCGGTCAGCCCTGGCCGATCACGCAGTATGTCGTGGGCTCCGGCCAGGATTTCGAGGTCATTCAGCTCGGCGAGCAGGCCAACAACCTGGCGATGACCCCGCTGACGAAAGTCGGGTTCACCAACCTGGTCGTGATGCTCAAGGGGCAGGCCAAGCCGGTTGTGATGCGCGTCGGCATTTCCAATGAGACCGCTCATTTCCGCCATGACATCCAGATCATGAGCCAGGGGCCCAACGCCAAGATCAACACGGCCGTTGCGTCTGACAGCGTGACCGAGGCGGGCTCTGAGCTGCTGCTCTCCTTCCTTGCCGGCGTCGATATTCCCACGCAGGCAAAGCCGGTGGCAATCCAGGGCGTCGATGCCCGCGGATGGCTGATGGGCGAGAAGGTCTACCTGCGCTCGAAGCACCCGCTGATGTGGCCCGCTCACACCAATGCCATGTCCGGCCCGGACGGCATCCGCGTGTATGAAATCCCGCGCAGCTTTACGGCGCTCTTTTCCGTCGCTGGCCAGATGGTCCGTGCCGACGTTGTCCTGCCCTGA
- a CDS encoding type IVB secretion system apparatus protein IcmL/DotI, with the protein MSMKNRFGGTETALARHETYQTGFKRMAIAAIVASAAAVTATGAAWWAFTQKPEPRYFIAREDGGIIPLTPVTQPYLNDGQVTNFAVEAITRSLTFNFVNWRQDLAEASEYFERPNGWNNFLQAIEGSGMLDFVRNRRLISSVVANGAVIVKSGPDATGRFSWVVQVPITITYQSSSEQSTEDRMAEVQISRLPTWQTSRGVGITRVLVK; encoded by the coding sequence ATGAGCATGAAAAACAGGTTCGGGGGCACTGAAACGGCCCTCGCACGCCATGAGACCTATCAGACCGGTTTCAAACGGATGGCGATTGCGGCCATTGTTGCATCCGCTGCGGCCGTAACCGCGACCGGTGCGGCCTGGTGGGCCTTCACCCAGAAGCCGGAGCCGCGCTACTTCATTGCCCGCGAGGATGGTGGCATTATCCCCCTGACGCCGGTCACCCAGCCCTACCTGAACGACGGGCAGGTCACCAACTTCGCCGTCGAGGCGATCACCCGGTCCCTGACCTTCAACTTCGTGAACTGGCGCCAGGATCTGGCGGAGGCATCGGAGTATTTCGAACGCCCCAATGGCTGGAACAACTTCCTGCAGGCCATCGAGGGATCCGGGATGCTGGACTTCGTCCGCAACCGGCGCCTGATCTCCAGCGTTGTCGCCAATGGCGCCGTTATCGTCAAATCCGGCCCGGATGCGACCGGCCGCTTCAGCTGGGTCGTGCAGGTCCCGATCACCATCACCTATCAATCGTCCTCCGAACAGAGCACGGAAGACCGGATGGCCGAAGTTCAGATCAGCCGTCTGCCCACATGGCAAACATCGCGTGGCGTCGGGATCACCCGCGTCCTCGTCAAGTGA